Within Channa argus isolate prfri chromosome 4, Channa argus male v1.0, whole genome shotgun sequence, the genomic segment ATCCTTCCATCTACTTTATCCCTCAAAGTGTGTTGAGAGTTTTCACTATTTTTTATTAGGTCCTTCATTTCACATAGTCACTTCCTTCTTTGCTCCTTTtattaacacaaaaatgtgtagtGTCCTTTTTGTCCTCACTAGCAAGACATACTTTCAAGTTACTGTGTCTTGGAAgtttcctcttcattttcttgACAAAGCCCCTGATCacatctttcctttcctctcaGAACAACACATCTTCGTTGGTAATTAGCGTTTCCACCACCAGTCTCTGGTATCTGATGTCGTTGAGTGCTGTCATGGCGTCCAGCTCGGGGGCCCTCATCAGTGTCGGACCGAAGACAATACCGAGGTTCTCACTGGACATGAGGTTCTCCTTCTCACACTGTGTCACCCTGGAGGGAAAGAGAACGGGGTTAGCATGTGTAATGGAAAAGGAATGGAAAGCCATGTGATTCTTCAAGCTTGTGTTGACTAATCTAGAAACAACTGAATCTTATCTCAATctacaaaaactaaaagtacGTGAGGGGAGAAACATGACTTAGACCTCCTGAGGTGAGCCATGAGGTATCGCAGCGTCTCCCAGTGAGCTGGCGGCAGCAGCTTCAATGCCTCATGGAGAGACTCCAGCCTTTTCTCTGCATCGGTAATCTCTACAACACACAACGTGTTAgtaataaaattcaaaactaaaatactGTCTCACCTTACAATCTCACAaccatgcacaaacacagaaggaaaagtGTAATAAGGTAAAAGAGCTGATCAAATATATTTCAGGCTTTGAAACCGCAGCTTCTGCCTGGCAACCTAAGCAATAAGATAAACAAGGTGTTAAGACCTACTTCCGATGTCGATGAAGCGTGGATAGGCATCATATGTGATGAGGGGAATAGGCAGCTCTCTGAAGTACAGTTTTAGGGCTCCAGTGATGATGTTGATGTCTTCATAAGCGTTTGAGGAAATGTCtgctttttctccatctgtagcagaaaacaaaagcaatactTTCAGTATCTCAGGATCTCTCTTGAGGACTTTATTGATATTGTATTGATCcaaaaacagccattttctttttcatgtggGGATTCAGAAGGATCAAAGCAGGAAGTGGCTGCTTAGATAATCGCTGCAATGTCTGTGCTAGTCGTAAAATCTACAACAGAGGGCAACACTCACCTCTGTCAAAGGCCAGTTTGACATCTTCTATTAGCTCGCTGAAGCCAGATATTCTGTACAAACCCTCTGACTGCAGACCTGGAGACAGACAAGGTGAATGAAAGAcatgtcactgtttttttatgGATCAAGTTAATAGATTGTAGCGCCACTAGAGCTGCAACACTAATTCACTGATCAGTCAATTGTTCGTCTTCTAAACGGATATTTTTCTAATAATAGttttagtgatttttttaatgtaaaatatccAAAGTACTGGTTAGAGCCTCGTAAATGTGAAAATCTCAGACACAAACGATAGTAATTAACTTTGGCTTTAGAACTGTTCTTGTTTTGTATGAAATAATGACATTATTTACtattctttgacattttattgaaaaatgtttgaataatcGAGGAAAATAATTGGCTGATTTTTGTTACAATCttgtttcattttacataaaacaatCATATGAGTAGACTTTTAATAATGGTAGCTGCACTTCGGTGCCAATAGTTACATCAATAAGTGTACAACACACTGAGTTCATAGAGAGACATAAGAAGAAATGGGAATATTCATGagtaagaacaagaaaaaacagggggaaatgtgtgtgtgtgtgtgtgtgtgtgtgtgtgtgtgtgtggtgggggcgGGGAGGGTTCATCTGTCTTTCCTGCTCTAGTCAAGTTCAATCTCTTCAAGTTAGGCATCtttattgattttatatatTACTTTCAGCCAGGTGTTGAACTGTGGTCAATAAAATGCTCGCTATGGCAGCTCCCTTGTGACTGCTCAGGTCCCATGTGGGTGGGGGGAGGGAAATGTAGCTCTCAAACGCACTCATACAGATTTGGAGTTATTCTGCTCTTGCTTACGCATGCCAGCCTTGTGGGTGTCCACTCAGTCCTTCTCTTAAGGCTGCAGCAAACAATACTTAGATATTCTTTCGTCAACATTATATAATCActgaatctctctctctctctcacacacacacacacacacacacacacacacacacacacacacacacagtcattctctctctcacctctAGCCTCGATCTCCTGTATGCACATATCAACCACCATGGGTCTCTTTGTGTTGTGGGCTTTGACTAGAGTGGTCAGGTCGCAGCTGTACACCTTCTTGACATGCCGCAGGTCTGGCTGGCAGTCGTTCGGCACAACTTTGGAGCACTGCTTGTGGACATTCAACCCACAGTCTGAGAAAGAACGTTTTTCATCACTTCAAACACAGTGCAATATCAACACAATGCAATTTGATCCATAAAAGGGAGTTTGGAAGATACAAGTTACACTTAAATGTAGGTGTTTTGGAGGCACAGTTCATCACCCACACACAGTAATAATCAAAGTGACAGCGTGTTCTTTGGC encodes:
- the LOC137125795 gene encoding N-chimaerin isoform X5 — encoded protein: MPSRESYTIKRGKKQSRRRAEKETSQKGSLFTAALGLNVSAGSIPSLPVSSNTSDSNTGSRICLNRAPAPSKPTSPASTFWQPIRSFALSQLTSLVRRATLRESDLAPKYEKVHNFKVHTFRGPHWCEYCANFMWGLIAQGVKCADCGLNVHKQCSKVVPNDCQPDLRHVKKVYSCDLTTLVKAHNTKRPMVVDMCIQEIEARGLQSEGLYRISGFSELIEDVKLAFDRDGEKADISSNAYEDINIITGALKLYFRELPIPLITYDAYPRFIDIGKITDAEKRLESLHEALKLLPPAHWETLRYLMAHLRRVTQCEKENLMSSENLGIVFGPTLMRAPELDAMTALNDIRYQRLVVETLITNEDVLF
- the LOC137125795 gene encoding N-chimaerin isoform X3 — its product is MALNVFDHDEYRPPVWKSYLYQLQQEAPHPRRVTCTCEVENRPKYYGREYHGMISREEADQLLSQAEGSYLIRESQRQPGTYTLALRFGNQTRNFRLYHDGKHFVGEKRFESIHDLVTDGLITLYIETKLTSLVRRATLRESDLAPKYEKVHNFKVHTFRGPHWCEYCANFMWGLIAQGVKCADCGLNVHKQCSKVVPNDCQPDLRHVKKVYSCDLTTLVKAHNTKRPMVVDMCIQEIEARGLQSEGLYRISGFSELIEDVKLAFDRDGEKADISSNAYEDINIITGALKLYFRELPIPLITYDAYPRFIDIGKITDAEKRLESLHEALKLLPPAHWETLRYLMAHLRRVTQCEKENLMSSENLGIVFGPTLMRAPELDAMTALNDIRYQRLVVETLITNEDVLF
- the LOC137125795 gene encoding N-chimaerin isoform X4; the encoded protein is MWAEALTYMRQRDENGHCAASVRFEGFCLSRSPTMPSRESYTIKRGKKQSRRRAEKETSQKGSLFTAALGLNVSAGSIPSLPVSSNTSDSNTGSRICLNRAPAPSKPTSPASTFWQPIRSFALSQLTSLVRRATLRESDLAPKYEKVHNFKVHTFRGPHWCEYCANFMWGLIAQGVKCADCGLNVHKQCSKVVPNDCQPDLRHVKKVYSCDLTTLVKAHNTKRPMVVDMCIQEIEARGLQSEGLYRISGFSELIEDVKLAFDRDGEKADISSNAYEDINIITGALKLYFRELPIPLITYDAYPRFIDIGKITDAEKRLESLHEALKLLPPAHWETLRYLMAHLRRVTQCEKENLMSSENLGIVFGPTLMRAPELDAMTALNDIRYQRLVVETLITNEDVLF
- the LOC137125795 gene encoding N-chimaerin isoform X2 — its product is MISREEADQLLSQAEGSYLIRESQRQPGTYTLALRFGNQTRNFRLYHDGKHFVGEKRFESIHDLVTDGLITLYIETKAAEYIAKMTINPIYEHVGYTTLNQEPTLKKHLTQSPDAPDGPVPAKDDCNAEERLTSLVRRATLRESDLAPKYEKVHNFKVHTFRGPHWCEYCANFMWGLIAQGVKCADCGLNVHKQCSKVVPNDCQPDLRHVKKVYSCDLTTLVKAHNTKRPMVVDMCIQEIEARGLQSEGLYRISGFSELIEDVKLAFDRDGEKADISSNAYEDINIITGALKLYFRELPIPLITYDAYPRFIDIGKITDAEKRLESLHEALKLLPPAHWETLRYLMAHLRRVTQCEKENLMSSENLGIVFGPTLMRAPELDAMTALNDIRYQRLVVETLITNEDVLF
- the LOC137125795 gene encoding N-chimaerin isoform X6 — encoded protein: MVIVPHQSGLKDFASQELTSLVRRATLRESDLAPKYEKVHNFKVHTFRGPHWCEYCANFMWGLIAQGVKCADCGLNVHKQCSKVVPNDCQPDLRHVKKVYSCDLTTLVKAHNTKRPMVVDMCIQEIEARGLQSEGLYRISGFSELIEDVKLAFDRDGEKADISSNAYEDINIITGALKLYFRELPIPLITYDAYPRFIDIGKITDAEKRLESLHEALKLLPPAHWETLRYLMAHLRRVTQCEKENLMSSENLGIVFGPTLMRAPELDAMTALNDIRYQRLVVETLITNEDVLF